One region of Phycisphaerales bacterium genomic DNA includes:
- a CDS encoding DUF4365 domain-containing protein, with protein sequence MPKFLRRSAIKGQYGVSVVERLVLRMGYKWIGGNAALDTGIDGEIEISDPETQQAKNLILRVQVKTRSELDADSSDSFRFTCSQDDLDYWMQGNAPVILVIVKIPEDEAWWISITDYFKDLSRRQTRQIVFQKGRDRLDQRAAIPLRELAQTVDDGIYFSPQVRDEDLISNLLQVTRLPTELWMAETEFRLPTEFHEALNEHQEYPPREWFLKDGRLYTPHNLRQPPWSAVCDVGTVESIEIAEWRDADSLEVQYGFVRLLNQCLRTRCGHLGLRWSNEQHCYYFKPTRNLKPREVTYRSLINETSREVFRRYAKKKAADETAYYRHCGFEGEFRRFGGQWYLQITPRYVFTTDGREPHPYREEYQAKIKAIEGSAAVRGLVIMFSELLRHDDAPLFQSPYPFLGFGELAQATVSVSIDDAEWSTGDELASKSSHEETPDGSLFEL encoded by the coding sequence ATGCCAAAGTTCCTCAGAAGGTCCGCGATCAAGGGTCAGTACGGCGTCAGCGTCGTTGAACGCCTTGTGCTGAGAATGGGGTACAAGTGGATAGGAGGGAATGCCGCCCTGGACACCGGAATCGATGGGGAAATCGAAATCAGCGATCCCGAAACCCAGCAGGCGAAGAACCTCATCCTGCGCGTTCAGGTGAAGACTCGAAGCGAACTTGATGCCGATTCCAGTGACTCGTTTCGGTTTACCTGCAGCCAAGATGACCTTGACTACTGGATGCAGGGGAACGCCCCGGTCATTCTGGTCATTGTCAAGATTCCTGAGGACGAGGCTTGGTGGATCTCCATCACGGACTACTTCAAGGATTTGAGCCGCCGCCAGACTCGCCAGATCGTGTTCCAGAAGGGGCGAGATCGGTTGGACCAACGTGCCGCGATCCCGCTGCGAGAGTTAGCGCAGACCGTCGACGACGGCATCTATTTCTCTCCGCAGGTCCGCGACGAAGATCTGATCTCCAATCTGCTGCAGGTAACGCGGCTCCCCACGGAACTCTGGATGGCCGAGACCGAATTCCGACTGCCAACAGAGTTCCACGAAGCGCTCAATGAGCACCAAGAATACCCGCCCAGAGAGTGGTTTCTGAAGGATGGGCGCCTCTACACGCCGCACAACCTCCGTCAACCACCCTGGAGCGCCGTGTGCGATGTGGGCACCGTTGAGTCGATTGAGATCGCCGAATGGCGCGATGCTGATTCGCTGGAAGTACAATATGGGTTTGTTCGCCTGCTCAACCAGTGTCTTCGCACTCGCTGCGGCCATCTCGGCCTCCGCTGGAGCAATGAGCAACATTGCTACTACTTTAAGCCGACCCGTAACCTCAAACCACGCGAAGTTACCTATCGCAGCCTGATAAACGAGACCAGCCGGGAGGTCTTTCGCCGCTATGCAAAGAAGAAGGCCGCGGATGAAACCGCATACTACCGCCATTGTGGGTTCGAGGGCGAGTTTCGCAGGTTTGGCGGTCAGTGGTACCTGCAAATCACTCCCAGATATGTATTTACCACGGATGGGCGCGAGCCCCATCCCTATCGCGAGGAGTATCAGGCCAAGATCAAGGCGATCGAGGGTAGTGCGGCCGTGCGGGGCCTAGTGATCATGTTTTCGGAACTGCTCAGGCACGATGATGCACCGCTGTTCCAGTCCCCATATCCATTTCTCGGATTCGGCGAACTCGCCCAGGCCACCGTTTCCGTGTCGATCGACGATGCGGAGTGGTCCACCGGCGACGAGCTGGCATCGAAGTCGTCGCATGAAGAAACCCCGGATGGGTCGCTGTTTGAGCTATGA
- a CDS encoding alpha/beta fold hydrolase yields the protein MSITRHTEHGTLPALDGRQIPYLFDRTSRPISRGVFLLLHGLGVDKNEYHDFYRTMSAMLSHAGYDVLRIDFPAHGDSTAESSCFTLINCIADAITAGHFAIQHSGQPALSVFGTSFGAGPAVVTASFFQDALKSVTLLAPAISYPDLYITPIHPQRLETYAGFYQGALLNGASIRIDERVALSWRNALEFALMNLDHDLATIASRTAVIHGASDSMVPHELSRDLVSRFPGLHLTIVPGMDHGFMDQDDEDGSGDQSKRNLRLIYETAIR from the coding sequence ATGTCAATAACACGCCACACTGAACACGGCACGCTCCCCGCGCTCGACGGCCGCCAGATACCGTATCTGTTCGACCGGACCTCGCGTCCGATCAGCAGAGGTGTATTCCTCTTGCTTCACGGCCTAGGTGTCGACAAGAACGAGTATCATGACTTCTACCGTACCATGTCAGCGATGCTCAGCCACGCTGGGTACGACGTACTTCGAATCGATTTCCCGGCGCATGGTGACAGTACGGCTGAATCAAGTTGCTTCACGCTGATTAACTGCATTGCAGATGCGATTACCGCCGGTCACTTTGCTATCCAGCACTCAGGGCAACCGGCGCTCAGCGTGTTCGGCACTAGCTTTGGCGCCGGTCCCGCGGTCGTGACGGCCAGTTTTTTCCAGGATGCTCTGAAGAGCGTGACCCTTCTGGCCCCAGCAATCAGCTATCCAGATCTTTACATCACACCGATACATCCGCAGAGGCTAGAGACATATGCCGGCTTTTATCAAGGGGCGCTCCTGAACGGCGCCAGTATTCGGATCGATGAGCGTGTCGCTCTAAGCTGGCGCAATGCTCTCGAGTTCGCCCTGATGAATCTTGACCACGACTTGGCGACGATAGCATCGCGAACAGCAGTGATCCACGGCGCGTCTGATTCGATGGTCCCGCATGAACTATCTCGGGATTTGGTGTCACGCTTCCCAGGGCTGCATCTCACGATTGTTCCCGGGATGGACCACGGATTCATGGATCAGGACGACGAGGATGGTAGTGGCGACCAAAGCAAAAGGAACTTAAGGCTGATCTACGAGACGGCGATCCGATGA